The following are from one region of the Bacillus methanolicus MGA3 genome:
- the spoVID gene encoding stage VI sporulation protein D: MKGGIALSQGNQSSLRFSLEESVWFQKGQEVEELVSISLDPNITIQENEQYVSIRGTLELSGEYKRYQTEETEAEESVSAPRFIHSVEEREEGICEFLHHFPVDISIPNNRIQSVYDIDVDVESFDYLFPERSCMKLTADLKISGLYGEQQYVPVSEDSEFEMHDFERNEDPQVSEEAEQTEYAEVILEEEHEENLQLLSRSEEEKNEESVFETFEAEARKQPEAELDQQLIQEAPPAPIFELNPASEEAEEAPEGLGAAALAISYSAQRKETPITSAAELFENNKEEEIAEAEETKKTEVGVKQEPVLEEIDDESESSPELVEKIKKKLSKKKSLSITEFLARKEEEGHAKLKVCIVQQGETIDQLAERYDITIAQLLRVNHLEANQDVYEGQVLYIPVAVQQK, from the coding sequence ATGAAAGGAGGAATCGCTTTGTCTCAAGGGAATCAATCGAGTTTGCGATTTTCTTTGGAAGAATCGGTCTGGTTTCAAAAAGGACAGGAAGTCGAAGAGCTAGTATCGATTTCTCTTGACCCAAATATAACGATTCAAGAGAATGAACAGTATGTATCAATTCGGGGCACTCTAGAATTGTCTGGAGAATATAAACGTTATCAGACAGAAGAAACTGAAGCAGAAGAATCTGTTTCAGCCCCTCGGTTTATTCATTCTGTTGAAGAACGTGAAGAGGGAATTTGTGAATTTTTGCATCATTTTCCGGTAGATATTTCAATTCCGAATAACCGCATTCAAAGCGTCTATGATATCGATGTTGATGTGGAATCCTTTGATTACCTGTTTCCGGAAAGAAGTTGCATGAAATTAACAGCTGATTTAAAAATATCAGGCTTGTACGGCGAGCAGCAATACGTACCTGTCTCAGAAGATTCAGAATTCGAAATGCATGATTTTGAACGCAATGAAGATCCCCAAGTTTCAGAAGAAGCAGAACAAACGGAATATGCAGAAGTAATACTTGAAGAAGAACATGAAGAAAATTTACAACTTCTTTCCCGCTCGGAAGAAGAGAAAAATGAAGAAAGTGTATTTGAAACGTTTGAAGCAGAGGCAAGAAAACAGCCTGAAGCAGAACTGGACCAACAGCTTATACAGGAAGCCCCACCGGCTCCAATATTTGAACTGAATCCGGCAAGCGAGGAGGCGGAAGAAGCACCTGAAGGATTAGGAGCCGCTGCCCTTGCGATTTCATATTCGGCACAAAGAAAAGAAACTCCAATCACCTCAGCAGCAGAACTATTCGAGAATAATAAAGAGGAAGAAATTGCTGAAGCTGAAGAAACGAAAAAAACAGAAGTAGGAGTCAAGCAAGAGCCTGTTTTAGAGGAAATAGATGATGAGAGTGAATCTTCACCTGAGCTAGTGGAGAAGATTAAGAAGAAACTCTCGAAAAAGAAGTCTCTTTCAATCACCGAGTTTCTCGCAAGAAAAGAAGAAGAAGGGCATGCTAAATTGAAGGTCTGTATTGTTCAGCAGGGTGAAACGATCGATCAGCTTGCCGAGAGGTACGACATCACCATTGCACAATTACTTCGGGTAAATCATCTGGAAGCTAATCAGGATGTATATGAGGGGCAAGTCTTATATATACCAGTGGCAGTACAGCAAAAATAA
- the hemC gene encoding hydroxymethylbilane synthase, with translation MRKIIVGSRRSKLALTQTNWVIEQLKKLDPSFDFEVKEIVTKGDRILDVTLSKVGGKGLFVKEIEQAMLNKEIDMAVHSMKDMPAILPEGLMIGCIPEREDHRDALISKNHIPLKELKPGARIGTSSLRRGAQLLAKRPDLEIKWIRGNIDTRLAKLETEEYDAIILAAAGLSRMGWTSDFVTEFLDTDVCLPAVGQGALAIECRSDDHELLKLFEKFTSEKTSRAVRAERAFLQKMEGGCQVPIAGYAFINDNDEIVLTGLVASPDGKEIYKEQAAGRNAEELGISVADKLINKGAKDLIEKVKQEQDRT, from the coding sequence ATGAGAAAAATTATCGTCGGCTCAAGGCGAAGCAAACTGGCACTTACACAGACAAACTGGGTAATCGAGCAATTAAAAAAGCTCGACCCGTCTTTTGATTTCGAAGTCAAAGAAATCGTGACAAAAGGGGACAGGATTTTAGATGTTACCCTTTCAAAAGTAGGGGGAAAAGGATTATTTGTAAAAGAAATTGAACAAGCAATGCTGAATAAAGAAATTGATATGGCTGTTCACAGTATGAAAGATATGCCTGCAATCCTCCCTGAAGGCCTAATGATTGGATGCATACCTGAGCGCGAAGATCATCGGGATGCCCTGATTTCGAAAAATCATATTCCTTTAAAAGAATTGAAGCCAGGTGCGAGGATTGGGACAAGCAGTCTTCGCCGGGGGGCTCAGCTTCTGGCAAAGCGTCCGGATCTGGAAATTAAATGGATACGCGGAAACATTGATACGAGATTAGCAAAACTAGAAACAGAAGAATATGATGCGATCATTTTAGCTGCTGCAGGCTTATCGAGAATGGGCTGGACTTCTGACTTTGTAACCGAGTTTTTAGATACGGATGTATGCCTTCCTGCTGTTGGACAGGGGGCTTTGGCAATAGAGTGCCGAAGTGATGACCATGAGCTTTTGAAATTATTTGAAAAATTCACTTCTGAAAAAACATCAAGAGCGGTCCGTGCAGAAAGAGCATTTCTGCAAAAAATGGAAGGCGGCTGTCAAGTTCCGATTGCGGGCTATGCTTTTATTAATGACAACGATGAAATCGTCTTGACCGGGCTCGTCGCTTCTCCTGACGGCAAAGAAATATATAAGGAACAAGCTGCCGGTCGTAACGCCGAGGAATTAGGGATTTCTGTGGCAGATAAGCTGATCAATAAAGGAGCTAAGGATTTAATCGAAAAAGTGAAACAGGAGCAGGATCGTACATGA
- a CDS encoding cytochrome c biogenesis protein, whose product MFDIYMTRLHELTVILYAFSVLLYFIDFLHNNRKANKVAFWLLAFVWVLQTLFLFLYMLETGRFPVLTIFEGLYFYAWVLITLSLGINRLLRVDFIVFFTNVLGFIIMAIHTFAPVQVESQVMAQKLVSELLLIHITMAILSYGAFSLSFVFSVLYMIQYDLLKRKKWGKRLVRIADLSKLEHMSYVLNVIGVPMLILSLILGMQWAYIKVPNMHWYDMKVIGSFVVLTVYSIYLYLRVAKGLFGKSLALWNLASFLIVLINFFLFGKLSTFHFWYT is encoded by the coding sequence ATGTTTGATATTTATATGACAAGGCTGCATGAACTGACCGTTATTCTGTATGCTTTTAGTGTCCTTTTATATTTTATTGATTTTCTTCACAATAACCGGAAGGCGAACAAAGTGGCCTTCTGGTTACTTGCATTTGTATGGGTGCTGCAAACGCTTTTTTTGTTTTTATATATGTTGGAGACAGGAAGATTCCCCGTTCTGACCATATTTGAGGGGCTTTATTTTTATGCGTGGGTTTTAATAACTCTTTCGCTGGGGATCAATCGGTTATTGCGTGTTGATTTTATTGTCTTTTTTACTAATGTACTAGGTTTTATCATTATGGCCATTCATACTTTCGCTCCAGTTCAAGTAGAATCCCAAGTGATGGCTCAGAAGCTCGTTTCCGAACTGCTTCTCATCCATATAACAATGGCTATTTTATCGTACGGGGCATTTTCGCTCTCATTTGTTTTTTCGGTCCTTTACATGATTCAATACGATTTGCTCAAAAGGAAAAAGTGGGGGAAAAGACTTGTTCGGATTGCTGATTTATCAAAATTAGAACATATGTCATATGTATTAAATGTCATCGGAGTACCAATGCTGATATTGAGTCTGATTTTAGGAATGCAGTGGGCATACATAAAAGTTCCTAATATGCATTGGTATGACATGAAAGTGATTGGGTCGTTTGTCGTCCTGACAGTTTATAGTATTTATTTATATCTTCGGGTAGCGAAAGGATTGTTCGGGAAATCGTTGGCCCTTTGGAACCTTGCTTCATTTTTAATTGTATTGATTAACTTTTTCCTTTTTGGAAAATTGTCAACATTCCATTTTTGGTATACATAA
- the hemA gene encoding glutamyl-tRNA reductase → MHILAVGLTYKTAPVEIRERLTFNPASLGDAMKTLKEKKSILENVILSTCNRTEIYAVVDQLHTGRYYIKEFLSEWFGINQDEFSPYLFKYEHDGAIEHLFKVACGLDSMVLGETQILGQVRSSFLLAQQENTIGTVFNELFKQAVTLAKRAHSETEIGANAVSVSYAAVELAKKIFGSLKNKHVLVLGAGKMGELAIQNLYGNGASRVTVINRTYEKAVNLANRFNGKARTLQELQCALVDADILISSTGSNDFVVTKDMMENVEKMRKGKPLFMVDIAVPRDLDPAIAELESVFLYDIDDLEGIVEANMQERKKAAAHILMMIEGEIVEFKRWLHMLGVVPVISALREKALGIQAETMKSIERKLPNLTEREKKVLNKHTKSIINQLLKDPILQAKELAGQPDADHALDLFIKIFNIEKLVAEQQEAKAVDSKQIMVRSQQASFQS, encoded by the coding sequence ATGCATATTTTAGCTGTCGGTCTAACATATAAAACCGCCCCTGTCGAAATCCGTGAGCGATTGACATTTAATCCGGCAAGCCTTGGGGATGCGATGAAAACACTTAAAGAGAAAAAGAGCATACTGGAAAATGTCATTCTCTCTACGTGTAACCGTACGGAAATATATGCGGTTGTGGATCAGCTTCATACTGGCCGCTATTATATAAAGGAATTTTTGTCAGAATGGTTTGGAATAAACCAAGATGAATTTTCTCCATATTTGTTTAAATATGAGCATGACGGTGCGATTGAACATTTGTTTAAGGTAGCTTGCGGACTGGATTCAATGGTATTGGGCGAGACTCAAATATTGGGACAGGTTCGATCAAGTTTCTTGTTGGCACAGCAAGAAAATACTATTGGTACAGTATTTAACGAATTATTTAAGCAAGCGGTTACACTTGCTAAGCGTGCCCACTCCGAAACAGAAATCGGTGCAAATGCTGTTTCTGTAAGTTATGCAGCTGTTGAGCTAGCGAAAAAGATTTTTGGTTCTCTTAAAAATAAACACGTTCTTGTATTGGGTGCAGGAAAAATGGGGGAACTTGCTATCCAAAACTTGTATGGGAATGGAGCAAGCAGGGTAACAGTGATAAACCGCACCTATGAGAAAGCAGTAAATTTGGCCAATCGATTCAACGGGAAGGCCCGGACATTGCAAGAACTCCAATGCGCTCTTGTTGATGCTGATATACTCATCAGTTCAACAGGATCAAATGATTTTGTTGTGACAAAAGATATGATGGAAAATGTTGAAAAGATGAGAAAAGGGAAGCCGCTTTTTATGGTTGATATCGCCGTTCCGCGTGACTTGGACCCAGCGATTGCCGAACTTGAAAGTGTATTCCTGTATGATATCGATGATCTTGAAGGTATTGTTGAAGCAAATATGCAGGAACGCAAAAAAGCTGCCGCTCACATTTTGATGATGATTGAAGGCGAAATTGTTGAATTCAAGAGATGGCTACACATGCTGGGAGTAGTGCCAGTTATTTCGGCGCTTCGCGAAAAGGCGCTCGGCATTCAGGCTGAAACGATGAAAAGCATTGAAAGAAAGTTGCCTAACTTAACTGAACGTGAAAAGAAAGTGCTGAATAAGCATACGAAAAGCATCATCAATCAGCTGTTGAAAGATCCGATTTTGCAAGCTAAGGAGCTTGCGGGACAGCCGGATGCAGACCATGCTCTAGATCTTTTCATTAAGATCTTTAATATCGAAAAGCTTGTTGCGGAGCAGCAAGAGGCGAAAGCAGTTGACTCTAAGCAGATTATGGTTCGTTCACAACAGGCTTCCTTTCAATCATAA
- a CDS encoding LiaI-LiaF-like domain-containing protein gives MKNQRIFPGIILIGFGIYFYLQQSNITVFQEFYTWPTLLMIVGLAFLGQGYLAKDYEAILPGVILFGFGLHFHVVNRLAIWPNHIGTFIMIISLGFFLRYQKVGTGFFQGVLFLILAVLLLFYDKITGWFGHLENRVSMAWKFWPAALVLIGVYLIIFKKK, from the coding sequence GTGAAAAATCAGCGTATTTTCCCCGGTATCATCTTAATCGGCTTTGGGATTTATTTTTACCTTCAGCAATCAAATATAACCGTGTTTCAGGAGTTTTACACTTGGCCAACATTGCTGATGATTGTTGGTCTGGCTTTTTTGGGACAAGGCTATTTGGCAAAAGATTATGAAGCGATCTTGCCAGGCGTTATTTTGTTCGGATTCGGACTGCATTTTCATGTTGTAAACCGGTTGGCAATATGGCCCAATCATATAGGAACCTTTATCATGATTATTTCTTTAGGCTTTTTCCTGCGCTATCAAAAAGTTGGAACAGGTTTCTTTCAAGGCGTGTTATTCTTGATTCTTGCAGTACTGCTCCTGTTTTACGACAAGATTACCGGCTGGTTCGGCCATCTTGAAAACCGTGTGTCCATGGCATGGAAATTCTGGCCTGCTGCCTTAGTGTTAATCGGAGTTTATTTAATCATATTTAAGAAAAAGTAG
- the hemL gene encoding glutamate-1-semialdehyde 2,1-aminomutase, with amino-acid sequence MRSYKKSISAFKEAKNLMPGGVNSPVRAFKSVKMDPIFMAKGKGSKIYDIDGNEYIDYVLSWGPLILGHSNDRVVEAIKKVAELGTSFGAPTLIENELAKLVKERVPSIEIIRMVSSGTEATMSALRLARGFTGRNKILKFEGCYHGHGDSLLIKAGSGVATLGLPDSPGVPEGVAKNTITVPYNDLESVKYAFEQYGEDIAGVIVEPVAGNMGVVPPLPGFLEGLREITTEYGALLIFDEVMTGFRVGYNCAQGYFGITPDITCLGKVIGGGLPVGAYGGKAEIMEQIAPSGPIYQAGTLSGNPLAMTAGYETLSQLTHDTYKEFERKADRLEEGLRKAAEKYEIPHTINRAGSMIGFFFTNEKVINYEKAKTSNLDYFAAYYKEMANEGVFLPPSQFEGLFLSTAHTDEDIEKTIQAAEKAFSKLKR; translated from the coding sequence ATGCGCTCTTACAAAAAATCAATTTCCGCTTTTAAAGAAGCTAAGAACTTAATGCCAGGTGGAGTGAACAGTCCTGTACGTGCGTTTAAATCAGTAAAAATGGATCCGATTTTTATGGCAAAAGGCAAGGGCTCTAAAATCTATGATATAGATGGAAATGAGTATATTGATTACGTTCTTTCTTGGGGTCCGCTTATTCTAGGGCATTCGAATGACCGTGTCGTGGAAGCAATTAAGAAAGTGGCGGAACTTGGAACAAGCTTTGGCGCACCGACACTAATTGAAAATGAACTGGCAAAACTTGTGAAAGAAAGGGTTCCATCGATCGAAATTATTAGGATGGTTTCATCAGGAACAGAAGCAACAATGAGTGCTCTTCGACTTGCAAGAGGGTTTACTGGAAGAAACAAGATATTAAAATTTGAAGGCTGCTACCATGGGCATGGTGACTCCCTTTTAATCAAAGCAGGTTCCGGTGTCGCAACTTTAGGACTTCCTGACAGCCCGGGTGTTCCAGAAGGTGTAGCCAAAAATACAATTACGGTTCCTTATAATGATCTCGAAAGCGTGAAATATGCCTTTGAACAATATGGTGAAGATATTGCCGGAGTGATTGTTGAACCCGTAGCCGGCAATATGGGTGTCGTTCCGCCACTTCCGGGATTTTTAGAAGGATTGCGGGAAATTACAACTGAATATGGAGCATTGTTAATTTTTGATGAAGTAATGACAGGCTTCCGCGTAGGATACAACTGTGCACAAGGATATTTCGGCATTACACCTGACATAACCTGTTTAGGAAAAGTTATTGGCGGTGGACTTCCTGTAGGTGCATATGGTGGAAAAGCGGAAATCATGGAACAAATTGCTCCGAGCGGCCCTATTTATCAGGCGGGCACCCTTTCCGGAAATCCTCTGGCAATGACGGCAGGCTATGAAACACTAAGCCAGCTGACCCATGATACTTATAAAGAATTTGAACGTAAAGCAGACAGGCTTGAAGAAGGATTAAGAAAAGCTGCAGAGAAATATGAAATTCCGCATACGATAAACCGTGCCGGTTCCATGATTGGCTTCTTTTTTACAAATGAAAAAGTAATCAATTATGAAAAAGCAAAAACATCAAATTTAGATTATTTTGCAGCTTATTATAAAGAAATGGCGAACGAAGGTGTATTCCTGCCTCCATCCCAATTTGAAGGACTGTTCTTATCAACAGCTCATACTGATGAAGATATTGAAAAAACGATTCAGGCTGCTGAAAAAGCGTTTTCTAAATTAAAAAGATAG
- the hemB gene encoding porphobilinogen synthase → MDLQFTRHRRLRQTANMRALVRENFLRLEDLIYPLFVVEGSNIKNEVTSMPGVFQLSLDNLHEEMNEAVSLGIKSVLLFGIPAEKDEFGKEAYHDHGIVQEAIRYIKKNFPDIIVIADTCLCEYTSHGHCGVIEGEKILNDPSLDLLAKTAVSQAKAGADIIAPSNMMDGFVAAIRHGLDEAGFENVPIMSYAVKYASSFYGPFRDAADSTPQFGDRKTYQMDPANRLEALREAESDTLEGADFLIVKPGMPYLDIVRDVKNNFNLPVVVYNVSGEYSMVKAAAQNGWIDEKNVVMEMLTGMKRAGADLIITYHAKDAARWLREQ, encoded by the coding sequence ATGGATCTTCAATTTACCCGGCATCGTCGCTTGAGACAAACAGCTAACATGCGCGCACTTGTCCGCGAAAACTTTTTACGTCTTGAAGATTTAATTTACCCGCTATTTGTTGTGGAAGGAAGTAATATTAAAAATGAGGTTACTTCCATGCCTGGAGTTTTTCAATTGTCACTCGACAATCTTCATGAAGAAATGAATGAAGCAGTAAGCCTGGGAATCAAATCTGTTTTACTTTTCGGTATTCCGGCTGAAAAAGATGAGTTTGGAAAAGAAGCATATCATGATCACGGGATTGTTCAGGAAGCGATTCGGTACATAAAAAAGAATTTTCCGGATATTATTGTGATCGCTGACACTTGTTTGTGTGAATATACAAGCCATGGTCACTGCGGCGTCATTGAAGGAGAAAAAATATTAAACGATCCATCACTTGATCTGCTTGCAAAAACAGCCGTAAGTCAGGCAAAGGCTGGTGCAGATATTATTGCTCCTTCTAACATGATGGACGGTTTTGTTGCTGCGATCCGTCATGGCCTGGATGAAGCTGGTTTTGAAAATGTTCCGATTATGTCTTATGCGGTAAAATATGCTTCATCTTTTTATGGGCCGTTCCGGGATGCTGCTGACAGCACACCGCAATTCGGGGATCGTAAAACTTACCAGATGGATCCTGCCAATAGGCTTGAAGCGCTTCGTGAAGCTGAATCAGACACACTTGAAGGTGCAGATTTTCTGATTGTAAAGCCTGGTATGCCATACTTGGACATTGTACGTGACGTAAAGAATAACTTTAATCTTCCTGTTGTGGTTTATAACGTAAGCGGTGAATATTCAATGGTGAAAGCTGCTGCTCAAAATGGTTGGATTGATGAGAAAAATGTAGTAATGGAAATGTTAACGGGGATGAAACGTGCGGGTGCGGACCTGATTATTACGTATCATGCGAAAGATGCAGCCCGCTGGCTAAGAGAACAATAA
- the yihA gene encoding ribosome biogenesis GTP-binding protein YihA/YsxC: MKINSAEIVISAVKPDQYPSEALPEFALAGRSNVGKSSFINKMLNRKNLARTSSKPGKTQTLNFYLINEAFHFVDVPGYGYAKVSKSERAAWGEMIETYFTSREQLKAVILIVDFRHEPTEDDVMMYDFLKHYEIPCIVIATKADKIPKGKWQKHLKITKEKLNLDQNDQIVIFSSETGEGKEKAWSIIESYM; encoded by the coding sequence ATGAAAATAAACAGTGCAGAAATTGTCATTAGTGCGGTAAAGCCTGACCAGTATCCCAGTGAGGCTTTACCGGAATTTGCATTAGCCGGCAGATCAAATGTAGGGAAATCTTCATTTATCAATAAAATGCTGAACAGGAAAAACCTGGCCAGAACTTCATCAAAACCAGGGAAAACCCAGACATTGAATTTTTATTTAATTAATGAAGCGTTCCATTTTGTTGATGTTCCAGGTTACGGTTATGCAAAGGTTTCAAAAAGCGAGCGTGCAGCATGGGGTGAAATGATTGAAACGTATTTTACTTCAAGAGAACAGCTTAAAGCTGTTATTTTAATTGTGGATTTCCGGCATGAGCCGACTGAGGACGATGTGATGATGTATGATTTTCTTAAGCATTATGAAATCCCTTGTATTGTTATTGCTACGAAGGCCGATAAAATTCCGAAAGGGAAGTGGCAGAAGCATTTAAAGATAACAAAAGAAAAATTGAACTTGGACCAAAATGACCAAATCGTTATTTTTTCCTCTGAGACGGGAGAAGGAAAAGAAAAGGCTTGGTCGATTATTGAAAGTTATATGTAA
- the lon gene encoding endopeptidase La: MAYKEEIIVPLLPLRGVLVYPTMVLHLDVGREKSVQALEKAMVDDHLIFLTTQKDISIDDPTEEDVYHMGTLTKVKQMLKLPNGTIRVLVEGLKRAEIISFFDEDDHYEVSLRTYEDRETKDAEDQALMRTMLEYFEQYIKMSKKISAETYSSVADIEEPGRMADVISSHLPLKLKEKQEILETVDIKERMNRIIEILHNEKEVLNLEKKIGQRVKRSMERTQKEYYLREQMKAIQKELGEKEGKSGEIAELTEKIEQAGMPEHVKATAFKELDRYEKVPSSSAESAVIRNYIEWLISLPWTKKTDDDLDIHKAERILNKDHYGLEKVKERVLEYLAVQQLTRSLKGPILCLAGPPGVGKTSLARSIATSLNRKFVRISLGGVRDESEIRGHRRTYVGAMPGRIIQGMRKAGTINPVFLLDEIDKMSSDFRGDPSAAKLEVLDPEQNHNFSDHYIEEPYDLSKVMFIATANDLSTIPGPLRDRMEIITIAGYTELEKIHIAKDHLLPKQIKEHGLTKAQLQVREDAIQKIVRYYTREAGVRGLERQLATICRKTAKIIVSGEKKRVVVSEKNVEEFLGKPKFRYGQAEMEDQVGVATGLAYTTFGGDTLQIEVSLSPGKGKLVLTGKLGDVMKESAQAAFSYVRSKAKELGIDENFHEKYDIHIHVPEGAVPKDGPSAGITIATALVSALSGKPISKEVGMTGEITLRGRVLPIGGVKEKTLSAHRAGITKIILPKENEKDIDEIPDSVRDELDFVLVSHVDEVLKHALGGGEVQ, encoded by the coding sequence ATGGCGTATAAAGAAGAAATCATCGTCCCCCTCCTACCGCTTCGGGGAGTGCTTGTTTATCCGACAATGGTCCTTCATTTAGATGTCGGACGTGAAAAATCGGTTCAGGCCCTTGAAAAAGCAATGGTAGATGACCATTTAATTTTCTTAACAACCCAAAAAGACATTTCTATAGATGATCCAACAGAAGAAGACGTGTATCATATGGGAACATTAACAAAAGTAAAGCAAATGCTGAAACTCCCTAATGGTACGATTCGTGTTTTAGTGGAAGGCTTAAAACGTGCCGAAATCATTTCGTTCTTTGATGAAGATGATCACTATGAAGTTTCATTAAGAACATATGAAGACAGGGAAACAAAAGATGCGGAAGATCAGGCCTTAATGAGAACAATGCTTGAGTACTTTGAGCAGTACATAAAAATGTCTAAAAAAATTTCTGCGGAAACGTATTCATCCGTTGCTGACATTGAGGAGCCAGGGAGAATGGCGGATGTCATTTCCTCGCACCTTCCGCTAAAGCTAAAAGAAAAGCAGGAAATTCTTGAGACAGTAGACATAAAAGAAAGAATGAACCGTATCATTGAAATACTTCATAATGAGAAAGAAGTATTGAATTTAGAGAAGAAGATTGGCCAGCGAGTAAAACGTTCAATGGAAAGGACGCAAAAAGAATACTACTTGCGTGAACAAATGAAAGCCATTCAAAAGGAATTGGGAGAAAAAGAAGGAAAATCCGGAGAAATTGCAGAGCTTACGGAAAAAATTGAACAAGCAGGCATGCCTGAACATGTAAAAGCAACCGCTTTTAAAGAACTTGACCGATACGAAAAAGTTCCTTCAAGTTCCGCAGAGAGCGCTGTGATCCGGAACTATATTGAGTGGCTTATTTCATTGCCGTGGACAAAGAAAACGGACGATGATCTTGATATTCACAAAGCTGAGCGAATTTTGAATAAAGACCACTACGGCCTTGAGAAAGTGAAGGAACGGGTTTTAGAATATTTAGCCGTCCAACAATTGACCCGTTCATTAAAAGGCCCTATTCTTTGCCTTGCCGGGCCTCCGGGAGTTGGGAAAACAAGTTTGGCCCGTTCGATCGCAACTTCATTAAATCGTAAATTTGTTCGTATTTCTCTTGGAGGTGTCCGCGATGAGTCAGAAATAAGAGGTCATCGACGCACCTATGTAGGAGCAATGCCCGGCCGTATTATCCAAGGAATGAGAAAAGCCGGGACAATAAACCCAGTTTTTCTTCTAGATGAAATCGATAAAATGTCTAGTGATTTCCGCGGCGACCCTTCTGCTGCGAAGCTAGAAGTGCTGGATCCGGAACAAAATCATAATTTTAGCGACCACTATATTGAAGAACCGTACGATCTTTCAAAAGTAATGTTTATTGCAACGGCAAATGATTTGTCGACAATCCCAGGACCTCTCAGAGACCGGATGGAAATTATTACAATCGCTGGATATACAGAGCTTGAAAAGATCCATATTGCAAAAGATCATCTTTTACCTAAGCAAATAAAAGAACACGGGTTAACAAAAGCCCAACTTCAAGTCCGTGAAGATGCGATTCAAAAGATTGTCCGTTACTATACCCGGGAAGCAGGTGTACGCGGTTTGGAACGCCAGCTTGCCACCATTTGCAGGAAGACAGCTAAAATTATCGTTTCAGGAGAGAAAAAACGAGTAGTTGTTTCCGAGAAGAATGTGGAAGAGTTTTTAGGGAAGCCGAAATTCCGGTATGGCCAAGCCGAGATGGAAGACCAGGTTGGTGTTGCCACTGGCCTTGCTTACACAACTTTTGGCGGTGATACTCTGCAAATTGAAGTATCATTGTCACCAGGAAAAGGAAAACTTGTATTAACCGGAAAACTCGGTGACGTCATGAAAGAATCAGCACAGGCTGCTTTCAGTTATGTCCGTTCAAAAGCAAAAGAGCTTGGTATAGATGAGAATTTCCATGAAAAATATGATATTCATATCCATGTTCCTGAAGGTGCAGTGCCGAAAGACGGACCTTCTGCCGGAATTACAATTGCAACTGCTCTTGTTTCCGCTTTATCAGGAAAACCTATCAGTAAAGAAGTCGGAATGACAGGTGAAATCACGCTTAGGGGACGCGTTCTGCCAATCGGAGGCGTTAAGGAAAAGACATTGAGCGCTCATCGTGCAGGAATTACGAAAATTATTCTTCCAAAGGAAAATGAAAAGGATATTGATGAAATTCCTGACAGCGTAAGAGACGAACTCGATTTTGTTTTAGTTTCGCATGTGGATGAAGTTCTCAAACACGCCCTTGGCGGCGGTGAAGTTCAATGA
- a CDS encoding uroporphyrinogen-III synthase, which yields MRSSLPLRGKSVLIPRGKNHSKSFAELVRDYGGIPVEIPLIAFRPVTETEEIRGIIKKLNSYDWIVFTSSVTVDTFFSFLGNRKIVSKIAVIGKKTEHTLNEKGYKADFRPTEYVAEGFVKEFLPYVTKGLKILLPKGNLAREYIASSLQERGAHVEEVIIYETYFPETSRLLLADAVQSGKVDILTFTSPSTVSHFMKIVRENNGYEKMKDCIVACIGPVTAEKASSLGLKVDVVPQIYTIEEMVKGIVQFIEKNN from the coding sequence ATGAGATCTTCTCTTCCTTTACGCGGTAAAAGTGTTTTAATCCCAAGAGGGAAAAATCACTCAAAATCTTTTGCAGAGCTTGTAAGAGACTATGGAGGAATTCCGGTAGAAATACCTCTCATTGCATTCCGCCCCGTTACTGAAACAGAAGAAATCCGGGGGATAATAAAAAAGCTAAATTCATATGATTGGATTGTTTTTACGAGTAGTGTTACCGTTGATACTTTCTTTTCATTTTTAGGCAACAGAAAGATTGTTTCAAAGATTGCAGTAATTGGGAAAAAAACAGAACACACTCTGAATGAGAAAGGCTATAAAGCGGATTTTAGGCCCACTGAATATGTAGCAGAGGGATTCGTTAAAGAGTTTTTGCCATATGTAACGAAAGGATTAAAAATTTTGCTGCCTAAAGGGAATTTAGCAAGAGAGTATATTGCTTCTTCCTTGCAGGAAAGAGGAGCACACGTCGAAGAAGTGATCATCTATGAAACCTATTTCCCTGAAACAAGCCGTTTGTTGCTTGCTGATGCAGTGCAGTCCGGGAAGGTAGATATTCTAACATTTACGAGCCCATCAACAGTTAGCCATTTTATGAAAATTGTACGTGAGAACAATGGTTATGAAAAAATGAAAGATTGTATTGTCGCCTGCATTGGCCCTGTAACGGCAGAAAAAGCTTCCTCTCTCGGACTTAAAGTAGATGTGGTCCCGCAAATTTATACTATCGAGGAAATGGTAAAAGGCATAGTGCAGTTTATCGAAAAAAACAATTAA